The Daucus carota subsp. sativus chromosome 9, DH1 v3.0, whole genome shotgun sequence genome window below encodes:
- the LOC108200447 gene encoding probable protein S-acyltransferase 22, producing the protein MRKHGWQLPYHPLQVVAVAVFLALGFAFYVFFAPFVGKQLYQYIVIGIYTPLIICAFGLYIWCAAADPADPGVFKSKKYINIPEHKKHDRLHESKLGGDSTSSIHDANAATVGVKPLNKDMKDMDTATEDRATEIEEIGTASQQSFCFKVLLALLTPCAYVCNCSNSHDESSGQQASEDGMFYCSLCEVEVFKYSKHCRVCDKCVDRFDHHCRWLNNCIGKRNYRKFFSLMVSALLLLILQWSTGILVLIRCFLEHKKFSVDIATNLGSSFSIAPYVIVVAICTILAMVATLPVVQLFFFHILLIKKGISTYDYIIALREQEQGVGGQQSPQMSQASSLTGLSSASSFRSFQRGAWCTPPPLFVEDQFDVVPSDTRSVSSLGKKTTGEEMKKRSTAPVKISPWALARLNAEDVSRAAAEARRKSKILQPVTRRDAPFRLDRDNSFGSSDRHMYGRQDYNRKRGSTRVRLPAEFPIETLPKLSTDTAESNITETSTSLAPLQHEALSSFRTGLAMSNASGVVASSPESSLDSPDLHPFGISSSGLDEARRLTGPSSTALAQQEFPLSRSASASDGYDASGGEDSDRVPSRTAQRPTNWSNILFDSIQDERIARVKAPGSSGYGSSRKL; encoded by the exons ATGAGGAAACATGGATGGCAGCTTCCTTACCATCCCCTCCAG gttgttgctgttgctgtatTCTTGGCATTGGGATTTGCTTTCTATGTGTTCTTTGCCCCTTTTGTTGGGAAGCAATTGTATCAGTATATTGTGATAGGGATCTACACTCCTTTG ATTATATGCGCCTTTGGACTCTATATATGGTGTGCAGCAGCTGATCCTGCTGATCCAGGAGTTTTTAAGTCCAAAAAGTATATCAACATTCCAGAGCACAAAAAGCATGATCGGCTCCACGAATCTAAACTTGGTGGCGATTCAACTTCCTCAATACATGATGCAAATGCTGCAACGGTTGGAGTAAAACCCTTGAACAAAGACATGAAAGACATGGATACAGCAACAGAAGACCGTGCAACTGagatcgaagaaattggtaccgCGTCTCAACAATCATTCTGTTTCAAAGTTCTGTTGGCTTTGTTGACTCCTTGTGCCTATGTGTGCAACTGCTCAAATTCACATGATGAATCTTCTGGACAACAGGCTAGTGAAGATGGCATGTTCTATTGCAGTCTGTGTGAAGTAGAG GTTTTCAAGTACAGCAAACATTGTAGAGTTTGCGACAAATGTGTGGACCGATTTGATCACCACTGCAGG TGGCTCAACAACTGTATAGGAAAAAGAAACTATCGCAAGTTTTTCTCACTCATGGTCTCTGCTCTTCTGCTG CTTATACTTCAGTGGTCAACTGGAATTCTGGTACTAATTCGCTGCTTCCTTGAGCACAAGAAATTCTCTGTAGATATCGCCACCAATCTAGGAAGCAGTTTCTCTATTGCGCCTTATGTTATTGTGGTG GCAATATGCACCATTTTGGCAATGGTTGCTACTCTGCCGGTTGTGCAGCTGTTTTTCTTTCACATTCTTCTCATAAAGAAG GGTATTAGCACATATGATTACATTATAGCTTTGAGAGAGCAAGAACAAGGAGTTGGAGGTCAACAAAGTCCTCAGATGTCACAAGCCAGCTCCCTCACAGGATTAAGCAGTGCGAGTTCCTTTAGATCCTTTCAACGGGGAGCCTGGTGTACACCACCACCACTATTTGTCGAAGATCAG ttTGATGTAGTTCCTTCCGACACGAGATCTGTAAGTTCCTTAGGAAAGAAGACAACCGGAGAAGAGATGAAGAAAAGGAGTACTGCGCCTGTAAAGATAAGCCCATGGGCATTAGCTCGCTTGAATGCAGAAGATGTTTCAAGGGCTGCTGCAGAGGCAAGAAGAAAATCTAAAATCCTCCAGCCTGTCACTAGAAGAGACGCCCCTTTCAGGCTCGACAGGGATAACAGCTTTGGTAGCAGCGACCGCCACATGTATGGAAGACAGGATTACAACAGGAAACGAGGTAGTACCCGAGTCCGACTCCCTGCAGAGTTTCCCATAGAAACCTTGCCCAAACTCTCAACCGATACTGCTGAAAGCAACATTACTGAGACATCCACAAGTTTGGCTCCTCTTCAGCATGAAGCACTGAGTTCTTTCAGAACAGGCCTAGCAATGTCAAATGCCTCTGGAGTTGTTGCTTCTTCCCCTGAGAGCAGTTTAGATTCGCCAGATCTTCATCCATTTGGAATTTCATCTTCAGGACTTGACGAGGCAAGGAGACTAACAGGACCATCATCTACAGCTCTAGCTCAGCAAGAATTCCCCCTATCGCGATCAGCTTCAGCTAGTGATGGATACGATGCATCCGGGGGAGAAGACAGTGACCGTGTTCCTTCCAGGACTGCACAAAGGCCGACAAACTGGAGCAACATTCTCTTTGACTCCATTCAGGACGAGAGGATTGCTAGAGTCAAGGCACCAGGTTCATCTGGCTACGGTAGCAGCAGAAAGCTCTGA